From a single Photobacterium gaetbulicola Gung47 genomic region:
- a CDS encoding D-alanyl-D-alanine carboxypeptidase/endopeptidase (COG2027) — MRLPFRLLFLSASLSLFSHMATAQAMAQQTATPSKTNTEQPTTPAALSAFQPNFKALPYGHDTALVIADAKTGSILYSQREEQFQPPASTQKMVTALAAQLYLGKDYRFTTQLEQLEDDIVLRFSGDPALSRQQLALLLSKLKAHTGSTITGDLLLDGSQFSGYEQAPGWPWDILGVCYSAPSSSLSLEHNCVQGALYSNQAVGETTRVNIPSHQPLTVTTSARVTTKEHQKANHCDLELKDKGSNHYHLSGCLIKRDKPLPLNFAVQDTQAYISNVIKAELKRLGIKLQGEIKRDDSAKGKVIARHHSAPLHELLDTMVKDSDNLYADNIAKTIGAKYFQQPGSFANASKAIKAILKDKADIDLDRAVIVDGSGLSRNNRMTASQMMEVITYLYNHDDTLNLLATLPVSGQSGTLRYRQSLRHKPLQGRIHAKSGSLYGTYNLAGLIKAQSGQTLLFVQMVSNYFPPERDDSLPAIAPPIEVFERTLYKDLYQQY, encoded by the coding sequence ATGCGTCTGCCGTTTCGTCTTTTATTTCTCTCAGCCAGCCTGTCGTTGTTTTCCCACATGGCTACAGCCCAAGCAATGGCCCAACAAACCGCAACACCGAGCAAGACTAATACCGAGCAACCAACAACCCCAGCTGCGCTCAGCGCTTTCCAGCCCAATTTCAAAGCGCTTCCCTACGGCCATGACACTGCACTCGTCATCGCAGATGCCAAGACCGGGAGTATCCTGTATTCACAACGGGAAGAACAGTTCCAGCCGCCAGCAAGTACCCAGAAAATGGTGACGGCACTGGCGGCCCAGTTATACCTTGGCAAGGACTACCGCTTTACTACCCAGCTTGAGCAGCTAGAGGACGATATCGTGCTGCGATTCAGCGGCGACCCGGCTTTATCACGTCAACAACTCGCTTTGCTCCTTAGCAAACTAAAGGCACACACTGGCTCCACCATTACAGGCGATCTGCTGCTCGACGGCAGCCAGTTCAGCGGTTACGAGCAGGCCCCCGGCTGGCCGTGGGATATTCTCGGGGTGTGTTACAGCGCGCCGTCGAGCAGCCTAAGCCTCGAGCATAACTGCGTGCAGGGGGCGCTTTACAGCAACCAAGCCGTCGGAGAAACGACTCGGGTCAACATTCCCAGCCACCAGCCACTGACCGTTACGACCAGTGCGCGCGTTACCACCAAAGAGCACCAGAAAGCCAACCATTGCGATCTAGAGCTGAAAGACAAGGGCAGCAATCATTACCACCTGAGTGGTTGCCTGATTAAGCGTGACAAACCGTTGCCGCTCAATTTCGCCGTGCAGGACACCCAAGCCTACATCAGCAATGTGATAAAGGCCGAGCTAAAACGACTGGGTATCAAACTGCAAGGCGAGATCAAGCGTGATGACTCGGCCAAAGGCAAGGTGATCGCACGCCATCACTCTGCCCCGCTGCACGAGCTGCTCGACACCATGGTCAAAGACTCCGACAACCTGTATGCGGACAACATCGCCAAGACCATTGGCGCTAAATACTTCCAGCAACCAGGCAGTTTTGCCAACGCCAGCAAAGCAATCAAGGCTATTTTGAAAGACAAGGCCGATATTGATTTGGATCGGGCAGTCATCGTCGATGGCTCAGGCCTCTCTCGCAATAACCGCATGACAGCGAGCCAAATGATGGAAGTGATCACTTACCTCTACAACCACGACGACACGCTGAACCTGCTCGCTACCCTGCCCGTCAGCGGCCAGAGCGGTACCTTGCGCTACCGCCAGAGTCTCCGCCACAAGCCGCTGCAAGGAAGGATCCACGCCAAGAGCGGATCGCTATACGGCACCTACAACTTGGCTGGCCTTATCAAGGCCCAGTCAGGCCAAACCCTGCTATTTGTCCAGATGGTAAGTAACTACTTCCCGCCGGAGCGAGATGACAGCCTACCCGCTATTGCCCCACCTATCGAAGTCTTCGAACGTACTCTCTATAAAGACTTATACCAGCAGTATTGA